The Candidatus Neomarinimicrobiota bacterium genome contains a region encoding:
- the accC gene encoding acetyl-CoA carboxylase biotin carboxylase subunit: MFNKVLIANRGEIALRIIRACHELGISTVAVYSTADELALHVRFATEAVCIGPPESSRSYLHIPSIIAAAELTNADAIHPGYGFLAENAEFAAICEDHDITFIGPKADTIRLMGDKSAARKTMIAASVPVTPGSKGVIRDPREAVRVAEELGYPVMLKASAGGGGRGMRRVEEPELLPKAFIQAQNEAQSAFGNGDLYVEKYVTDPRHIEVQIMGSPAGHVVALGERECSIQRRNQKLIEESPSPAVDEALRKKLCKAAVRAAEKVGYLGAGTVEFLLDGEGNFYFMEMNTRIQVEHPVTEMVYGIDLVKTQIGVHAGVPVPNWVEKAKLRGHAIECRINAEDPSHDFRPSPGMITSFHVPGGMGVRVDTAAYAGYQVQPYYDSMIAKLIVHGITRDSAINRMRQALEEFVIEGIPSTIPFHQQVLADPNFRQGRFTTSFLETFEYQPVEELE; encoded by the coding sequence ATGTTTAACAAGGTACTGATCGCCAATCGTGGGGAGATTGCCCTGCGGATCATCCGGGCCTGCCACGAGCTGGGCATATCAACAGTGGCAGTCTATTCCACTGCCGATGAGTTGGCCTTGCATGTGCGGTTCGCTACGGAAGCGGTGTGCATCGGCCCTCCGGAGAGCAGCCGGAGTTATCTGCACATTCCCTCCATCATCGCCGCCGCGGAGCTCACCAATGCTGATGCCATTCACCCGGGTTATGGTTTCCTGGCGGAAAACGCCGAGTTTGCGGCTATCTGTGAGGATCACGATATCACCTTTATCGGTCCCAAGGCCGACACTATCCGACTGATGGGAGACAAATCGGCGGCAAGGAAGACTATGATAGCAGCTTCGGTTCCAGTAACGCCCGGTTCCAAGGGAGTCATTCGGGATCCGCGAGAGGCTGTACGGGTGGCTGAGGAGCTGGGCTACCCGGTGATGCTCAAAGCATCGGCGGGAGGAGGCGGTCGGGGTATGCGCCGGGTGGAAGAACCGGAGCTGCTGCCAAAGGCTTTCATCCAGGCTCAGAATGAGGCCCAGAGTGCCTTTGGCAACGGCGATCTGTATGTAGAAAAGTACGTTACCGATCCCCGTCACATTGAAGTGCAAATAATGGGTAGTCCCGCCGGCCATGTGGTAGCTCTGGGTGAGAGGGAATGTTCCATCCAACGGCGCAATCAGAAGCTGATTGAGGAGTCCCCCTCTCCAGCCGTAGACGAGGCGCTACGAAAGAAGCTTTGCAAGGCCGCGGTGCGGGCTGCTGAAAAGGTCGGGTATCTGGGTGCCGGCACGGTGGAGTTCCTACTGGATGGCGAGGGCAACTTCTATTTCATGGAGATGAACACCCGTATTCAAGTGGAGCATCCCGTGACGGAGATGGTTTACGGGATCGATCTGGTCAAGACCCAGATCGGTGTCCATGCTGGAGTACCCGTGCCGAACTGGGTAGAGAAGGCCAAGCTCCGTGGACATGCTATTGAATGCCGCATTAATGCTGAGGACCCGTCCCACGATTTCCGGCCCTCGCCGGGAATGATCACCAGCTTCCACGTCCCGGGTGGCATGGGGGTGCGGGTGGACACTGCTGCTTATGCCGGCTACCAGGTGCAGCCCTATTACGATTCCATGATCGCCAAGCTCATTGTCCACGGCATCACCCGTGACTCGGCCATAAATCGGATGCGACAAGCACTGGAAGAGTTTGTCATCGAGGGGATCCCCTCTACTATCCCCTTTCACCAGCAGGTACTGGCGGACCCCAACTTCCGTCAAGGCCGCTTCACCACGTCCTTTCTTGAAACTTTTGAGTATCAACCGGTTGAGGAACTCGAATGA